In Kazachstania africana CBS 2517 chromosome 4, complete genome, the following are encoded in one genomic region:
- the CMC1 gene encoding Cmc1p (similar to Saccharomyces cerevisiae YKL137W; ancestral locus Anc_2.429), translating to MSEGVERSTDASKHRTRLPLWALSPREEQKARSNLKDYTYEQCHDYVEAMANCAREHGIKVFPACDVQRQKMKDCLLFYQLDDKYLDHQRDLIILQKIEKLESQLNKKKEGSL from the coding sequence ATGTCTGAAGGCGTAGAAAGATCTACTGATGCATCGAAACATAGAACAAGACTGCCACTATGGGCATTATCACCTCGAGAAGAGCAGAAAGCTCGTAgcaatttgaaagattataCGTACGAACAATGTCACGATTACGTAGAAGCCATGGCCAATTGTGCCAGAGAACATGGTATTAAAGTGTTCCCTGCATGTGATGTTCAACgtcagaaaatgaaagacTGTCTCTTGTTCTATCAACTGGATGACAAGTATCTCGATCATCAAAGGGATTTAATTATTCTGCAGAAAATCGAAAAACTTGAATCACAGTTaaataagaagaaggagGGCAGTCTATGA
- the APL2 gene encoding Apl2p (similar to Saccharomyces cerevisiae APL2 (YKL135C); ancestral locus Anc_2.430) has protein sequence MKCSTSSTFKGINIKSENYISKTPTIYHFNGGLITIMPPFDKKIKKFIKDSIRVAPKISNKGELAELRNGLVSQYPQTRKDAIKKTIQQMTLGKDVSTLFPDVLKNIATNDVEQKKLVYLYVMNYAETHPELCILAVNTFVTDSQDPNPLIRSMAIRTMSMIRVDKILEYIEIPLRRTLQDDNPYVRKTAVICVAKLFQLNKTLCVELGVLEDLVSALDDSNPMVVANAIASLTEISDMDSSVVNLSALIQSHFTQFLTALNECTEWARITILDALSEYNARDALEAQNIIDRVTAHLQHVNPAVVLATIKVIIKNLSVIEPQSNPNSAPNTLIMKKISAALVSLMSTPPELQYVALKNIRIVLEKYPELLNKELRIFYPKFNDPLYVKVEKIDILIRLVDATNLKQCTLLLAELKEYSMELEPEFVSRAIQGLSQLGIKYSNEQFVQKVIDALVELLEKGQDFIKDDCCISLCNLLRHCSNNENMIKQVCSLLNTWDSPHVLLRTDNAKCNFIWLLGQYPAYFPNLNDKISLFIENFTEEEPLTQISILVTVVRLHTKLPGATLQNVLELASHETSEVDVRDMAMIYWRCLSMDNSDELISKLCGAVAPKIENAVENFSPGVLEELLMELGTISSIHLRPADKRKRKNFQNQHIIRGKHLDELQYLAKNELESKVNDDVLLDFDSDESAGINNPSTSLNDLDDLFDFGGSNDNAESMKNLTLSNKTENTSSTTNDLLDLF, from the coding sequence ATGAAGTGCTCTACGTCGTCTACATTTAAAGGAATCAACATTAAATcagaaaattatataagtAAAACACCaacaatttatcatttcaACGGCGGTTTGATAACCATTATGCCACCATTTGAtaagaaaatcaaaaagtTTATTAAGGACTCCATAAGAGTTGctccaaaaatttcaaataaaggTGAATTGGCAGAACTGAGAAATGGCTTAGTATCTCAATACCCACAAACTAGAAAAGATGCCATTAAGAAGACTATCCAACAAATGACGTTGGGTAAAGATGTTTCCACTCTTTTCCCAGATGTCTTAAAGAATATTGCAACAAATGATGTTGaacagaaaaaattagTCTATCTATACGTTATGAATTATGCGGAAACCCACCCAGAATTGTGTATCTTGGCTGTGAATACATTTGTAACAGATTCACAGGACCCAAATCCTTTAATTCGTTCTATGGCCATCAGAACAATGTCGATGATAAGAGTCGATAAGATACTAGAGTATATCGAAATCCCACTACGCCGCACCCTACAGGATGATAATCCATATGTAAGAAAGACTGCTGTCATCTGTGTTGCCAAACTCTTCCAATTAAACAAGACTTTATGTGTTGAACTGGGGGTCCTTGAAGATTTGGTATCAGCTCTAGACGACTCCAATCCAATGGTAGTTGCTAACGCGATCGCATCTTTAACTGAAATAAGTGATATGGACAGCTCAGTCGTCAATCTGAGCGCTCTAATACAATCGCATTTTACACAATTTTTAACTGCATTGAATGAATGCACTGAATGGGCCAGAATTACTATATTGGATGCTTTGTCAGAATACAATGCAAGGGACGCATTAGAAGCacaaaatataattgatCGTGTCACAGCACACTTACAGCATGTTAATCCGGCAGTAGTCCTTGCTACCATAAAagttattattaaaaatcTATCTGTTATTGAGCCACAATCCAATCCAAATTCCGCTCCAAACActttaataatgaaaaaaatatctgcTGCTTTAGTCTCGCTGATGTCAACACCACCTGAATTACAGTACGTGGCTCTCAAAAACATAAGAATTGTCCTTGAAAAGTATCCTGAGCTGCTAAATAAAGAGTTGAGAATATTCTatccaaaattcaatgacCCATTGTATGTTAAAGTAGAAAAGATTGACATTTTGATCAGATTAGTAGATGCCACAAATTTAAAACAATGCACTTTGCTATTAGCAGAATTAAAAGAATACTCTATGGAGTTAGAACCAGAATTTGTGTCACGCGCTATCCAGGGGTTATCACAACTGGGtattaaatattcaaatgaacAATTTGTTCAAAAGGTTATTGATGCTCTAGTTGAATTACTCGAAAAGGGACAGGATTTTATTAAAGACGATTGCTGCATTTCATTATGTAACTTACTGAGACATtgttcaaataatgaaaatatgaTAAAACAGGTTTgttcattattgaatacATGGGACTCCCCACACGTTTTATTAAGGACTGATAATGCTAAGTGCAATTTCATTTGGCTATTAGGCCAATACCCAGCATATTTCccaaatttaaatgataaaataagtttgttcattgaaaatttcactgaagaagaaccaTTGACACAAATATCCATACTAGTCACCGTGGTGAGGTTACATACTAAATTACCAGGCGCAACATTACAAAATGTTTTGGAATTAGCCTCTCATGAAACTTCCGAAGTTGATGTGAGGGACATGGCTATGATATATTGGAGATGCTTGTCTATGGACAACTCAGATGAacttatttcaaaattatgCGGGGCTGTTGCACCTAAGATAGAAAATGCAGTGGAAAACTTCTCACCAGGAGTTCTAGAAGAATTGTTGATGGAGCTTGGTACAATAAGCTCAATACATTTGAGACCAGCCGATAAAAGGAAGAGGAAAAACTTCCAAAATCAACACATTATCAGGGGAAAGCACCTTGATGAATTACAATACCTTGCCAAAAACGAGTTAGAAAGTAAAGTTAATGATGATGTCCTCCtagattttgattctgaCGAGAGTGCAGGTATCAACAACCCTTCTACATCATTGAATGACCTAGATGACTTATTTGACTTTGGGGGTTCAAATGATAATGCAGAATCTATGAAAAATCTCACCTTATCCAACAAGACAGAAAATACTTCATCTACTACCAATGATTTATTAGATTTGTTTTAG
- the OCT1 gene encoding metalloendopeptidase (similar to Saccharomyces cerevisiae OCT1 (YKL134C); ancestral locus Anc_2.432), translated as MIYTNVLRRQFGLLSKGRGLIHNRSFTTSKLRNHEPVSLKKVFDDDVYWRNLRSTPKLLNSKNESFLNSASDPVTTKNTGLFNNPYLKTPEGLLTFSKASLWKANELVKIMKNDNTKQGLLKYIVRLDQLSDTLCRVIDLCEFIRSVHPDKEFLSAAQQCHEEMFEFMNTLNTDVELCDKLKTLLHDNEILSKLSEEEIKVGRILLEDFEKSGIYMNPRIREQFIELSQEISLIGQDFINNANQPKTNYIKVNASKLESAGLNRLLLNSLKKDAIRENYKIPTYGPTPYAVLKDCKNEEVRADIWTALHSCSSEQILRLSHLVKLRAMLANLMGAESFSQYQLKGKLAKAPKDVKNFIETLIKYVRPNTEKELKFIADLKREDQGKINCGEMDGVLSTVRPWDRDYYSSIYFKGKEKTEHEFTEPLSSYFTLGGVFEGLSDLLTQIYGIKLEPAIPVSGETWFNDVRKINVISEEEGIIGIIYFDLFERYGKTSNPAHFTVCCSREMYPEENADSIIQLGSKKDGTIFQLPIISLVCNFSRRTFQSDKTICLLTLSEIETLFHEMGHAIHSMLGRTTLQNVSGTRCATDFVELPSILMEHFASDTRVLKKMSCHYETGEKIAEKKLQFHLKEGEFLRSCETFSQAKMAMLDQELHSDKIIHNLDNLNVVEIYQNLERRLQVLVDDRSNWCGKFGHLFGYGATYYSYLFDRAIARKVWNHLFANDPFNKTNGEKFKESLLKWGGSKDPWQCIADVLDEPKLSKGDAEAMKYIGFTEQL; from the coding sequence ATGATATACACGAACGTTTTAAGGCGACAGTTTGGCCTTTTATCAAAAGGACGAGGGCTCATTCATAATAGGTCGTTTACAACAAGCAAGCTGAGAAACCATGAACCAGTTTCCCTGAAGAAAGTgtttgatgatgatgtaTATTGGAGAAATTTGAGGAGTACGCCAAAACTGCTGAACtctaaaaatgaaagttttCTAAATTCGGCATCTGATCCTGTTACAACTAAAAATACTGGGTTATTCAATAACCCATATTTAAAGACTCCAGAAGGTCTTCTCACTTTCAGCAAGGCTTCCTTGTGGAAAGCAAATGAATTGGTGAAGATtatgaaaaatgataaCACTAAACAGGGCCTGTTAAAATATATTGTACGTTTAGATCAGTTAAGTGACACTTTATGTAGAGTGATCGATTTATGTGAGTTCATTCGCTCCGTACATCCTGATAAAGAGTTTTTATCTGCTGCACAACAGTGTCATGAAGAGATGTTTGAATTTATGAATACACTGAATACTGATGTAGAGCTTTGcgataaattgaaaaccCTTTTGcatgataatgaaatacTATCGAAGCTGTCTGAGGAAGAGATCAAAGTAGGCCGAATTCTTCTAGAGGATTTTGAGAAATCTGGGATTTATATGAATCCCAGAATACGAGAACAGTTCATTGAATTATCACAAGAAATTAGTTTAATCGGTCAGGACTTTATCAATAATGCCAACCAACCTAAAACTAACTACATAAAAGTCAATGCCTCCAAGCTGGAGAGTGCTGGCTTGAATAGACTTCTTCTTAATAGTCTTAAAAAGGATGCCATaagagaaaattataaGATACCAACGTATGGACCTACTCCATACGCCGTTTTGAAAGATTgcaaaaatgaagaagtaAGAGCTGACATTTGGACAGCATTACACTCCTGCTCATCTGAACAAATCCTTAGGTTGTCCCATCTGGTGAAACTGAGGGCAATGCTTGCAAACTTAATGGGTGCAGAAAGCTTTTCtcaatatcaattgaaGGGGAAATTGGCAAAAGCTCCAAAAGACGTTAAAAACTTCATCGAAACGTTGATAAAATATGTAAGGCCGAATACAGAAAAGGagttgaaatttattgCAGATCTTAAGCGTGAAGATCAGGGGAAAATAAATTGTGGGGAAATGGATGGTGTACTTTCAACCGTGCGCCCATGGGACAGAGATTATTACAGTTCTATTTATTTTAAaggaaaagagaaaacaGAACACGAGTTTACTGAACCTTTATCCTCATATTTCACCTTAGGTGGAGTTTTTGAAGGACTTTCAGATCTTTTGACCCAAATTTACGGGATAAAATTAGAACCTGCCATTCCCGTGAGTGGGGAGACGTGGTTTAATGATGTAAGGAAAATCAATGTTATTTCTGAAGAGGAAGGCATTATTGGGATTATATACTTTGACTTATTTGAGCGCTATGGCAAGACGTCCAATCCAGCACACTTTACGGTCTGCTGCTCAAGGGAAATGTATCCTGAGGAAAATGCCGATTCCATCATCCAACTAGgttcaaagaaagatgGCACTATATTCCAGCTACCTATAATTTCTTTAGTTTGCAATTTTTCTAGAAGGACATTTCAATCAGATAAAACAATATGTTTATTGACTCTAAGTGAAATTGAAACATTGTTTCATGAAATGGGCCATGCAATACATTCAATGCTCGGGAGGACAACCCTTCAAAATGTAAGTGGTACGAGATGCGCCACCGATTTCGTCGAATTGCCTAGCATTCTAATGGAGCACTTTGCCTCTGATACGAGAGttctgaagaaaatgagtTGCCACTATGAAACAGGTGAAAAAATTGCagagaagaaattacaGTTTCATCTAAAAGAAGGTGAATTTCTGAGATCTTGTGAGACATTCTCTCAAGCCAAAATGGCTATGCTAGATCAGGAATTACATAGCGATAAGATAATACACAATTTGGATAATTTAAACGTCGTTGAGATATATCAAAACTTAGAACGTCGACTACAGGTTTTAGTTGATGATAGAAGTAATTGGTGTGGAAAATTCGGACATTTGTTTGGTTATGGTGCGACCTACTATAGCTATCTCTTCGATCGGGCTATTGCACGCAAAGTTTGGAACCACCTTTTTGCAAATGATCCTTTTAACAAAACTAACGGTGAGAAATTTAAGGAAAGTCTCTTAAAGTGGGGTGGCTCGAAAGATCCATGGCAATGCATTGCAGATGTTCTAGATGAACCGAAATTGTCTAAGGGCGACGCAGAAGCAATGAAATATATTGGTTTTACAGAACAGCTGTGA
- the RCI50 gene encoding Rci50p (similar to Saccharomyces cerevisiae YKL133C and YMR115W; ancestral locus Anc_2.433): protein MFRVFKPRAYGRFVSSSVIKCGVPKPNWIVSASTIAIMGYGTWWYYYPHHKFPKTVANSLRYALWEEEKTKDFKKSLSFFVVALNECNKLNMDTLSDEYTGIEIKIAEMYEKLNLDQQAQDIYLSILEKLQGGIKSCTNITEKGRLLNKDLSILVKLCQKPNFISVNTKAAYLQYHINLAQDEIFESCSDLRTLMENTELPNIVASDKGSNLNKTIPNLSKYKAAIHPFKESFFVARDLLTEAYLNSNNTDRAIQSKMITIGWMILAGMPVGQVLLSQTNLASLLYMKSEDIEAELYKRRKDNVVIESAKEFGYET from the coding sequence ATGTTCAGAGTATTCAAACCAAGAGCGTATGGGCGGTTCGTAAGTTCTTCAGTTATCAAATGTGGTGTTCCTAAGCCTAACTGGATTGTCTCAGCATCCACTATAGCGATAATGGGATACGGAACATGGTGGTACTACTATCCTCATCACAAATTTCCCAAGACTGTGGCTAATTCTTTAAGGTATGCACTTTGggaggaagaaaaaactaaagatttcaagaagagtctgtcattttttgttgttgctCTTAATGaatgtaataaattaaatatgGATACCTTATCTGATGAGTACACAGGTATCGAGATCAAAATAGCTGAAATGTATGAAAAGCTGAATCTGGACCAACAGGCGCAAGATATCTACCTGTCCATATTGGAAAAACTGCAGGGTGGAATCAAGTCATGTACGAATATTACCGAGAAGGGACGACTACTTAATAAAGATCTGAGCATCTTGGTGAAACTGTGCCAGAAACCCAACTTCATTTCAGTGAATACGAAGGCAGCATATCTCCAGTATCATATAAATCTGGCTCAAGATGAGATATTTGAATCTTGTTCAGATTTACGAACTTTAATGGAAAATACTGAATTACCAAATATTGTTGCGTCTGACAAAGGTTCGAATTTAAACAAAACCATcccaaatttatcaaaatataaagcTGCCATTCATCCATTCAAGGAATCTTTTTTTGTGGCTAGAGATCTACTGACAGAGGcttatttgaattcaaataacaCTGACAGAGCAATACAATCTAAGATGATTACAATTGGTTGGATGATTCTTGCGGGAATGCCAGTTGGTCAAGTTCTTTTATCTCAAACCAATCTAGCGTCACTCCTCTATATGAAATcagaagatattgaagCTGAGCTATATAAACGACGTAAAGACAATGTTGTAATTGAAAGTGCCAAAGAATTTGGATACGAGACGTAA
- the RMA1 gene encoding putative tetrahydrofolate synthase (similar to Saccharomyces cerevisiae RMA1 (YKL132C) and FOL3 (YMR113W); ancestral locus Anc_2.435) codes for MAIELGLSRISKLLKYAGNPQDNLKVLHVAGTNGKGSVCSYMANLLSHEKKRTENRIGKFTSPHLIHITDSIMVNNKSIPLDDFNLIRKSLSKINEEHSLHCSEFELLTGIALSYFRQRECTWCVLEVGLGGRLDATNFIPGSQKYACGITKIGLDHESFLGTTLKQIAFEKAGIIREGVPYAVIDGSNSEAIIDVVRKQCESVSCTLKITNPSISDNSIESVSWGTFKPKKLPLNGEYQIFNVRVAVSILDHLQQSGEIFLSKDDLLQGLTSLDWPGRLQRIDYQYHKNNSMSILMDGAHNGSAAVELAKFIKQEHKDKPLTFVTAVTSGKKLGPLFDPLITSKDKVIVTRFGPVTGMPWIQPTDPEQLACFLKERYNCGVEVQPNVHELFPNLAKQSRDSPVIVCGSLYLCGELLRIHNHNISNKS; via the coding sequence ATGGCTATCGAACTAGGGCTATCTAGGATTTCGAAACTGCTCAAATATGCTGGTAATCCGCAAGACAATTTGAAGGTTTTGCATGTTGCAGGCACTAACGGGAAGGGCTCTGTATGTTCCTATATGGCCAATTTGCTATCGCatgagaagaaaagaactGAGAACAGGATTGGTAAGTTCACTTCTCCTCATTTGATTCATATCACCGACTCTATCATGGTGAATAACAAATCTATTCCATTGGATGACTTCAATTTGATTCGAAAATCATTGAGTAAGATCAACGAAGAGCATTCGTTGCATTGTTCAGAGTTCGAGTTACTGACTGGTATAGCACTTTCCTATTTTAGACAACGTGAGTGTACTTGGTGTGTCCTGGAAGTTGGATTGGGTGGTAGGTTGGATGCCACGAATTTCATACCAGGTTCTCAGAAATATGCATGTGGTATAACAAAGATTGGACTGGATCATGAGTCGTTCTTAGGAACTactttgaaacaaataGCTTTCGAAAAAGCAGGTATAATTAGGGAAGGTGTTCCTTATGCAGTTATTGATGGATCCAATTCAGAAGCCATCATTGACGTTGTAAGAAAACAATGTGAATCTGTAAGCTGTACTTTGAAAATAACGAATCCTTCAATAAGTGATAATTCCATTGAATCAGTCTCTTGGGGTACTTTTAAACCAAAGAAATTACCATTAAATGGtgaatatcaaattttcaatgtaaGGGTTGCTGTTTCGATTCTAGATCATCTACAACAATCTGGGgaaatatttctttcaaaagatgaTTTGCTCCAAGGATTGACTTCTCTGGATTGGCCGGGGAGATTACAGAGAATCGACTACCAGTATCACAAGAATAATTCGATGTCAATATTAATGGACGGTGCACATAATGGATCTGCCGCTGTGGAGCTGGCAAAGTTCATAAAACAAGAACATAAAGATAAACCACTAACTTTCGTTACTGCAGTCACCTCTGGGAAAAAATTAGGTCCCTTATTTGATCCACTAATTACCTCTAAAGATAAAGTGATAGTTACAAGATTTGGACCTGTTACAGGAATGCCCTGGATTCAGCCTACTGATCCAGAACAATTGGCAtgtttcttgaaagaaCGTTATAACTGTGGCGTAGAAGTACAGCCGAATGTTCATGAGCTATTTCCTAACTTGGCCAAGCAGTCTAGGGATTCACCTGTCATCGTTTGCGGGTCCTTATATCTATGTGGTGAATTGTTAAGAATTCATAACCATAATATCAGTAACAAAtcataa
- the SHE2 gene encoding She2p (similar to Saccharomyces cerevisiae SHE2 (YKL130C); ancestral locus Anc_2.438), producing MTRYEAGGQAEYEKLSMTREIVDALSQIIPLFSKYLSSYIHLLNKFISHLRRVASLRYERTTLIKYVKKLRYFNDMLLEYDISETLNYVSLSDGIKPIASHFSKILEALDLLNFYFTQSLQKEIISKTLNFELTLADSCILAIDDAYNHFVKYTQWMVESIGAGSQFLDLEVVRFALKCAEEDETDLTETDNIFLQEVIEVNDEREYEHVTKQWGNVLKEKMVTLETEYTSTATKWHENFGKGKN from the coding sequence ATGACAAGGTATGAAGCAGGTGGCCAAGCTGAATATGAGAAACTTTCTATGACTAGAGAAATTGTTGATGCATTGTCGCAGATCATCCCACTCTTTTCGAAGTACCTTTCAAGTTATATCCATTTATTGAACAAATTCATTAGTCATTTACGTAGGGTCGCATCACTCAGATATGAGAGAACCACATTAATCAAATATGTCAAGAAACTGagatatttcaatgatatGTTATTAGAGTACGATATTTCTGAGACATTGAACTATGTATCCCTATCTGATGGTATTAAGCCAATTGCATCACATTTCAGTAAGATTTTAGAAGCACTGGATTTACTAAACTTTTATTTTACCCAATCATtgcaaaaagaaattatatcAAAGACATTAAATTTCGAGCTGACACTTGCTGACAGTTGTATTCTCGCTATTGATGACGCATATAACCATTTCGTAAAGTACACGCAGTGGATGGTTGAGTCCATAGGCGCGGGAAGTCAGTTTTTAGACCTTGAAGTTGTAAGATTTGCCCTAAAATGtgctgaagaagatgagaCAGATTTGACAGAAACAgacaatattttcttgcaaGAAGTAATTGAGGTGAACGACGAAAGGGAATACGAACATGTGACGAAACAGTGGGGGAATGTATTGAAGGAGAAGATGGTTACCTTAGAGACGGAATACACCAGTACTGCTACCAAATGGCACgaaaattttggtaaaGGTAAGAACTAG